A section of the Nerophis ophidion isolate RoL-2023_Sa linkage group LG16, RoL_Noph_v1.0, whole genome shotgun sequence genome encodes:
- the LOC133535104 gene encoding calglandulin-like isoform X1: MASKLSPDQITEYKGVFEMFDEVGNGDVKTKELERLMSLMGINPTKRELCQMAKDVDKDGKGIFNCDSFLGLMALYHQRTKNQDTELRAAFKVFDKEAKGFIDWNTLKYVLMNAGEPLNETEAEQMMKEADKDGDGTIDYEEFVAMMTGDLFKMS; this comes from the exons ATG GCCAGCAAGTTAAGCCCGGATCAGATCACAGAgtacaaaggagtttttgagatGTTTGACGAGGTGGGAAATGGAGACGTGAAGACAAAGGAGCTGGAGAGGCTGATGAGCTTGATGGGAATCAACCCGACAAAGAGGGAGCTCTGTCAGATGGCCAAGGATGTCGACAAAGATG GTAAAGGTATCTTTAACTGTGACAGCTTCCTGGGCCTGATGGCGCTGTACCACCAGAGAACCAAGAACCAGGACACTGAACTAAGAGCTGCTTTTAAAGTGTTTGACAAAGAGGCCAAGGGATTCATTGACTGGAACACACTCAA ATATGTGCTGATGAACGCAGGAGAACCACTTAACGAGACGGAGGCTGAGCAGATGATGAAGGAGGCGGATAAAGATGGAGATGGAACCATTGATTATGAAG
- the LOC133535104 gene encoding calglandulin-like isoform X2 produces MFDEVGNGDVKTKELERLMSLMGINPTKRELCQMAKDVDKDGKGIFNCDSFLGLMALYHQRTKNQDTELRAAFKVFDKEAKGFIDWNTLKYVLMNAGEPLNETEAEQMMKEADKDGDGTIDYEEFVAMMTGDLFKMS; encoded by the exons atGTTTGACGAGGTGGGAAATGGAGACGTGAAGACAAAGGAGCTGGAGAGGCTGATGAGCTTGATGGGAATCAACCCGACAAAGAGGGAGCTCTGTCAGATGGCCAAGGATGTCGACAAAGATG GTAAAGGTATCTTTAACTGTGACAGCTTCCTGGGCCTGATGGCGCTGTACCACCAGAGAACCAAGAACCAGGACACTGAACTAAGAGCTGCTTTTAAAGTGTTTGACAAAGAGGCCAAGGGATTCATTGACTGGAACACACTCAA ATATGTGCTGATGAACGCAGGAGAACCACTTAACGAGACGGAGGCTGAGCAGATGATGAAGGAGGCGGATAAAGATGGAGATGGAACCATTGATTATGAAG